The nucleotide window ATAAACCCGATCTTGATCCCGAGTCAAGACAAAGGGATCGGTATTCCAGCCCTCACCGGCTGGAACAACATCCAGATGTGCCAGAACACCGATCACTGATTCACCTTCACCAATCTCAGCATAACCGGCATAATGATCCACATTTTTTGTTTTAAAGCCATACCCTTCTGCGATTTCCAGCGCTTTATCCAGACAGGCTGCCGGCACTTCGCCAAACGGCGCATTCGGCTTGGCTTCGCCCTGAACTGAATTATAAGAAACCAGCACTGCCAAATCCTTCAGCATCGCTTCTTCATAACTTTTTACCCGTTCCTTGATATCCATGAGTTCCTTTCCTCCTGTTTTCTGTTTTTTAGTTTAGCACGTTTTCCCACTTTCGCCAATGTCAAAGCTTTGATCTGGAAAAGCCTTAGTCCCATGGAAGAGAGTTCAGCCTAGTTCCTGCCCAAAGGATTACGCTGTATCTCGGTGCAGCAATGAAAATCAGACGTCTTCTTCGACAAAATGAATCTCAGAATGATCCCAGTATTTCCTGTAAACTCTGTCGTTTTGTCCATCAAGATTGATCTGATACATCCGAAAAGTAACACATAGGTCCTTCGGCTGCCATTGTTCTTCATAGGAATATTGATATTTCATTCCGATATTTCGCATCACGCCGCCGCTTCGCGGATTGTTGCGGTCATGAGTTGCCGTAATATACGGAATGCCCTCTCTTTTCACTTGTTCGATCACAGCTTTCCCGGCTTCCGTCATAATCCCCTGATGCCAGAATTCCTGCCGCAGTCCATAACCCAGATCATGAGGCTCATCCATATCCACGCACAGATAACCGATCGGATAATTATCCCGTTTCAGGCAGACAGCATAGGCATAAGCTTGCGGCAAAGCATACTTGGACGCATACCGTTTCTCAAAGAAGGCGCGGGCTTCCTCCCTGCTTTTTAACGGAAAGCAGGGAAGGAATTGATTGACTACCTCATCACTGTAAATCTGGTATATCGCTTCCATGTCATCGGCGGTAAACTTTCTTAATCTTAACCGTTCTGTTTCAAGTGTTGGTGTATTCATTTCTTCCTCCTGCTTCCCTTAAGTCACCCTGTCTGCCTGTTCCGTTTCCCAGCTATTGTCAGCTTGCGGAAAAATGTTAAACTTTTATGCTGCAGATCAAATCAGTTCAACGCAGTGGCTTTTGATAGATCAGCCGATAGAGCTGGGAAGCGTCGGCATTGGGCTCACAGGCGGTTTCCCAAATCACCAAAGGACAGTCTTCCGCCTGCAGCGTTTCCTGGATCATCGGCAGGTAATATTCATTGCCTTGATCATCGCGGACAAAGGCTGAATTTTCAATTTCAGTCACTTGGACATATTGTCGGATCTGACGCTGGCCTTCGGTGCGCTCATTAAGAACTAACGTCATCGGTGCCTCGTACGGCGCTTGTTCTTCCTCTATCCCATAGGCTCCGCGGATCAGCACATAACCCTCTAGTGTATCTGCATCATAGCGAATGCCATCCTGATCAAAAGAATTCAAGGGCAGCGTTCGACCCAACAGCGCTTGGGAAGCCTCCTCCAGATCCGTGATCTGGATCACCGCCAACAGATCATCCGCTGCGGCCTGGGGAAGATTAAGTGAGATCGTCGCATTCCCGGAGGTTGCAGCCATGCAGCTTAAAGTCGGGGAAGATCCCTCACAGACATAGGTCTTCACCGCGGCCATCAGCGTTAACATGACGGACACATCAGCCTCTATCTGAGCTGGATCGCTAAATTCCTTGCCTAACAGAGCCGCGAAGTAAAAAGCAACCTCATCAGGTGGCAGAGTTGGATTCAACTCACCGGTATAAAGCGTATACGTTGTCGCGGAGGATTCTTCTTTAAATCCGTTTGACGCCTGCGAATAGGTTTTCTGTTCAGCATATTCGTAATCCTGTGTATTCAGATAGACTGTTCGCAGCTCAAATAATGCTTTGTCGGCTTGTTGGCGTGCTTGTTCAATCTGATCCTGCTGCAGCTTGGCGGCTTGCTGGACGGCTTTTGCTAAAGCGGGGCTGACGCGCTCATCCGGAGCCTCCACCGGCCAGCGTGTTGTTTTGGTTGAAGTCGTTACCGCAGCGGTGCACGAAGCTTGAAAACCATCGCAGATCAGTTCCAGATAAGCCTGTTTTGTTACCCCATCTTCCTGATATTCCACGAGTTGTTGGTGAGTATAATTCACCTCCACCGTATCGTTAACCGGATCCCAGATTAAAAACGGATGATCGCGATTCTCTAGGTAGAGAACAATCTGATTTTTGACGTTGCGCCATAATTCAAAGGGCTTGGCTAGGCCTTGAT belongs to Holdemania massiliensis and includes:
- a CDS encoding GNAT family N-acetyltransferase translates to MNTPTLETERLRLRKFTADDMEAIYQIYSDEVVNQFLPCFPLKSREEARAFFEKRYASKYALPQAYAYAVCLKRDNYPIGYLCVDMDEPHDLGYGLRQEFWHQGIMTEAGKAVIEQVKREGIPYITATHDRNNPRSGGVMRNIGMKYQYSYEEQWQPKDLCVTFRMYQINLDGQNDRVYRKYWDHSEIHFVEEDV